Genomic DNA from Tenuifilum sp. 4138str:
CCCTCAGCTCCGCTACCCCGCGCGCGCTCCCCTCCGAAAGCGGGTGCAAAAGTAGAAAAGCGTTTTTAATTACGCAAGAGGATTTTAAAAAAAACAAGATTTTTTTTAAAAAAAAGTTACATATTATTGACTATCAATGTCAATTTTTACAAGAAAATTATGAAGGTGTTGTCAAATCAACTCAAGTGCATTGGATTTTGAAGTATGTGTCGGAATGAATCGGAATGAATCGGAATGAATCGGAATAGACGGAATATGATGGAGTTAGAGGAAGTTAGAGGAAGTTCAATTCCGTAAAACGTGAACCGTGAAACGTGAACCGGAAGAATTAACAATATAGCTGTTTTAGAGGATGTTAGAGGATATTCAAATCCGTTAAACGTGAACCGTGAACCGGAAGAATTAAGACTATGACAGAGCTAGAGGAAGTTAGAGGGAAAATATTAAATCAAAACCTTAGATTAACAAATTTACCGCAAAAAAATAGGAACACAGAAACATTTTTAGAGGAATTTCCAACTACTCAACTTGAAGTTCGTCAAACGTAATAAGTTTTTTCCTGTCCTCATCCCATAACCTCAACCTGAAAGATCTTAATATCTCCCTAAATGAGAGTGGCTTAATATGTGAAAACATCTCGTTCTCATCGTGGCATTTCTGAAGCTTATAGTTAGGAATCCTTGGGCTTAGGTGATGAATATGATGATACCCAATGTTACCGCTAAACCATTGTAAAACCTTAGGGAGCTTAAGGAATGAACTTCCCTCTAGAGCAACCGATTGATAGTCCCATTCATGGGAGCGCTTCCATACTACCCTTTCAAATTGATGTTGAACGTAAAAAAGCCAAACACCTGCAATTGATGCAAAATAGATTATGGGTAGCTGTATCAAAATAAATTCACGCCAACCTATCCACCACATCAGTAATACAATTGTACCAACGATAGCGATATTGGAAAGATGAATATACATCTGTTGCTTAAAGTTCATGTACGACTTTGGTATTCTGTACTGAATAAGAAATAGAAGAATTGGGGCAATTGCAAAAAGGAAAAGCGGATGCCTATAAATTCTGTACTTTAATTTACCCCACTTTGTTAGTTCAAGGTACTCCTTAACCGTTAGGGTTTCAACATCGCCAATACCACGCTTATCGAGGTTGCCAATGGTAGAGTGATGAATGAAGTGATCGCGATGCCAGCGATGGTAAGGAGTAAATACCATTAACCCAAGGGGTATTCCCACTAATCGATTTAACCTTTCAGTTCTAAAAAAGGAACCGTGCCCACAATCGTGAAAAATGATGAAAATTCGAACAAGAAAGCCTGCTGCAATGAGGGAAAGTGCTAGGGTCAACCAGTATGATACTTTCAAACTATGGTACATAGCCACCCAAAGAGCAAAATAGGGCAGAACGGAATTTATTACCTGCCACCAGCTTTTTAGATGGTCGGGATAGTTGTACCTTGAAATAACTTCAACCCAGTTTTGCATATTTCAGAATAGTAATTCAGTTTAATAATTTTATTTAAAGTATCTCTTAATATACATGAGTTATGGAAGAAATTCAAGACTTACGATACAAAAGAGCAAGGGTTTGTAACAAATATTAACAGTGGATAAATATTCTCAGAACCGATGATTAACTAATAAAAAAGGGGCTAAAAGCCCCTTTTTTATTGAAACCATACAGGTTATTTTTTGGGGATATTCTTGAGTGTTTCAACCAAAAAGTCCCAAAACTTTTGAACGGTTGCAATGTTTACCTTCTCATCGGGTGAATGGGGGTGACGGATGGTTGGTCCAAATGAAATCATATCCCAGTTAGGGTAAACACCACCTAGCAAGCCGCATTCTAACCCTGCATGAATTGCCTTAATTTCCGGCACTTTGCCAAATTTTTTATTGTAAACATCCTGCATTACCTTGAGTATGGCTGAATTTGGATTAGGTTTCCACCCAGGGTAGCCCCCGGTAAAATTAATGTTAGCACCTGCGAGTTCAAAAATGGCAGCCATTTTTTGAGCTAATGCATCCTTTGAGGAATCAACTGAGCTGCGCAGCAAGCACTGGCCTTTTACTTTTTCGCCATCGGTGTAAACGCGTGCAAGGTTGTTGGAGGTTTCAACCAAACCTGGGATTGAGTCACTCATTCGAACAACGCCGTTAGGGCAGCCAAAAAAGGCTCTGATAACCTTTGTTTGTTTTTGGCTGTCAATAACTGTTGAAGGATTTCCTGTTTTTTCCGAGGTGAACGAAAGCGATGGTTCACTTAAAGCAAACTCTGATTTATAAATACTTTCATACTCTTTAACGGCTTTTTCAAATGCAGTAGCTTTATCAGCAGAAACAACAACAACGGCAAAGGCTTCGCGTGGAATAGCATTACGCAAGCTCCCGCCATCGATTGAAGCAATGCGTACTCCGAATTCCTTCTCGGCATTGTAAAGGAAGCGGAAAAGGAGTTTAATGGAGTTACCACGACCAAGGTTAATATCCATACCGGAGTGTCCTCCCTTTAGTCCTGTAATGGCAAGCTTATAGGCAGTGGTACCTTGGGGTACAGACTCAAGTTTGGTATTAAACTCAATGTTGGCATCCAGTCCACCAGCACAACCCACGTAGAGTTCACCTTCGTCCTCGGAGTCCATGTTGATAAGGATATCACCCTTAAGCAGGCCGGGTTTTAACCCAAAAGCCCCGGTCATTCCAGTCTCCTCGTCAATGGTGAAAAGTGCTTCAACAGGGCCATGTACTAAGTCAGTTGCTTCCAGCACAGCCATAGCAGCCGCCACACCTATACCGTTGTCGGCTCCAAGAGTTGTGCCATTGGCTGTTACCCATTCCCCATCAACATAAGCTTCAATTGGGTCCTTTTCAAAATCGTGAACTTTATCGTTATTCTTTTGGGGTACCATATCGAGGTGGCCCTGAAGAATAACACCTTTACGATCCTCCATGCCCGGAGTAGCCGGCTTGCGGATGATAACGTTCCCTACTTCATCAATAATGGTTTCGAGCCCAAGATCTTTCCCAAATTTTACTACAAAATCAATTACAGCCTTCTCGCTTTTTGATGGGCGAGGAATTTGCGTTAAGCTATGGAAATGTTTCCAAACACGCTGTGGTTCAAGTTTGAAGATTTCTTTATTCATATCAACCTAATTGTTTAAATTTTTAATTTGATTGGCCTTAAAGATACCAATTATTAACCAACATAACAAACTGCTGTTTTAAAACATCAATCTATGCCCCCAAACATGCAACTATACCAAAAAATCAACGTAATAAAACGGGCATAAAAAATAATTGACGTGTCAGTAGTTTTTCAAGTTGAATGGCATAAACGCGTTTCTTCCACAAACGATGTTTGTCAACAGTATGCTACAAAAGGTGCAGATGAAGGAATAGTTGTAGCGGCTGAATTTCAGGAGCAAGGGCGAGGACAGCGAGGTAACGCATGGGAAAGCCAAGAGGGGCAAAACCTCACCTTTAGCGTTTTACTTCGCCCAAATTTCCTACCCGTTGCTGAACAATTCTACCTTTCAAAAGCAATATCGCTTGCAGTTTCCGATTGGCTTGTAGCCTATGTGACAAACAAACCAGTAAAAATTAAATGGCCAAACGATATATATATAGGTGATAGTAAAGTTTGCGGAATACTCATTGAGAATAGCTTTAGTAGTCAGTACCTGGAAAGTACAGTTGTTGGAGTGGGTATAAACTTAAACCAGCTTTCTTTCCCCGACGATTTGCCAAATCCAACATCTTTACTACTTGAAACCGGAAGCAGGGTTGATCCCCGTAATGCATTAGCTGAAATGGTTAGCTGCATTGATGGACGGTACCAACAGCTTACTGAAGGCTACAGAGAAAACATCGATAATGACTACTTTAATGCCATTTACAGAAAAAATCAGCTTTGCAAGTATTACTCCAATGGCGAGGAGTTTTATGCTACAATAATAGGCATTCAGCCCACTGGGGAGTTAGTCCTAAGGACTGCGGAAGGTGCAATTAGGACATTTGCATTTAAGGAAGTAACCTTTATAATATAGGTTAAACTATACCGCATTAAAAGCGGCAGCAATGCCATCGGCAAGGGCATCGATTCCTTCCTTAAGCTTATTACCAACCATCATGCGCATCATCATGTTAAGCTCTGCCTTAACAGTGATTTTCATACGGGTATCGTATGGTGCAACCTCCTTGAACTGAATCCACATGAAAAATTCCATGGGTGATTTTTCATCACCAGTAAATTTTATAGTTTTAAACTCTTCGCGCTCAATGATTTTGATGCCAAAAGGTCCCATACCTTTGTACTTGAAACTACAGCTATCCTCAGTAGCTTGCCACTCCTCAAGTTTGTCCTTTGCCATTGGCGAAAAGTTGCGAAAATCGGAAAGCACTCTAAAAACATCCTCGGCTCTTTTACTAATTGCCACAATCTTACTCTCGTAGGTTGTCATTTCAGTAATTTTTTGGTTTGCAAAAATAGTAAACTGCCATTTAATTAGAACCAAATCAACTTTTTGTAGTTTATATTTATGTAGATTATTTTACAGGGTACAACCATAATGAGAATAATACTTCAGCCTACACACGACCCATACTTTAACATTGCTACAGAGGAATACCTCTTAAAGCATAGTAGTGACGATTATATTATTCTTTACCGTAATACCCCCTCGGTTATTGTTGGTAAACACCAGAACACTATGGCAGAACTGAACCATACCTTTATTAACAGTAGCAAAATTCCCGTAATTCGGAGGTTATCGGGAGGCGGAACCGTGTTTCACGATTTAGGTAATGTCAACTTCTGCTTCATAGTAAACGGCCGAGAGGGTAATTTGGTTGATTTTAAACGCTTTACAACGCCAATTATTGAATTCCTGAAAGAGCTTGGATTAAATGCCTACCGCGGCGAAAAGAATGATATTAGGATTGGCAACTATAAGGTTTCGGGCAATGCAGAACATGTGTATAAAAACAGGGTAATGCACCATGGAACCCTCCTGTATAGTACCAACATGCTTTGGTTAGAGCAAGCCATAAAGTCCAATGAGGATAGCTATACCGACAGGGCAATACGATCGAACCGAAGCCAAACAATAAACATAGCAGAGCTTCTTCCCTACCCTGTGGCTATTGAAACTTTTGAAATAGCCCTATCAGAATTTCTTACTAAGTACCACTCTGCCACTCCCTTACAACTGGATGACAGCGCAAAAAGAACTATTAGCACACTTGCCACCACAAAGTATACCGATTGGAACTGGAACTACGGCTACAATGCAAGCTATGACTTCAAGGTAAATATCGACTCAGATATTCTTGTTCTTAGGGTAACAAATGGAATTATTGAGAGTGTTGAAATACAACAAAGTAGCATTAGTTGGGTAAGTAATCTGGCAAAATTCCTGGAGGGGAAACGACACGATTATGCTTACCTTAAAAATGAATTAGGTAAGACTGAGCACCCTGAAAAGATTCAAGAAATAATTGAGAAACTGTTTTAGCGCTAGTGAGGTGTTTGGTTCTCGTTTTTAGGGGGCTCAAAGCCATAAGCAACCCCCTCATAGTAATGAGTAGGAACCTCTCTATAACCACCTCTACTCTCGCTTTTTGTAACCAGTACGTAGTTTGCCCCAAGAGCAGCCGCCCTTCGCTGTAATCGGATACGGGCATTTTTTTCGGCCGATTTGGCATTCTTGCTATTTTTTCCCGATACAGATTCTACTTTGCCATATATATAGAGACCATCTACGTCGGCAGGATTAGTTGTTATCACTACCGATTGGAAATTGGTCTCATCTATCATTTTAAAGGCCAAATCGTTAAACTTTTCTACCCTACCGTTTGCGTAAAGTATTTTATGGATTTGCTTCCGCGAAAGATCTTCAGGTGCAGCAGCACCTTTTTTAATGATTGTTACTTTGCTTGAACTTACAGATTTTACATTGCAAATAAGCTTTCGGTTACTTACCAGAATTATTGTGTCCAAAGCTTCCTGTGCAATGGAGAAAATTGGAAGAAAAGTTATGAAGAGTAATGCTATAAATCGCATGCCCGTAATTTTCATTTTAATGAATTAACTGCAAAGTTAATGCCATTTGATGTTATTACAAAAACAAACCAGTTAAAATGTATCAATTCCCTCGGCTAGCAAATACGAGTGCCACCGAAACTAGTACTATCTGGACTAAAAAGTGATCGGTAAGAGTAGGAGCCCAGGGTGTTAGGGCTTTATACAATAGCACTAAAAAGATACCTACAGATGATATAACTGTTAAGCCTTGATTTGAGGTGAAACCTCCTACAATGAACAACACAGCCAAAACTACAACTGCTAGTGCAACATAGAATTGGAAATCGGAAATAGCTATGCTTCTGAAATACCCGATGTTGGCCAAAATAAGATATCCGGCAAAACTTAGCCTTAACATCCAAATGGCTATCTTGTCAAGAAATTTTAAGGGTTTCATATACCAGTTTATTAATCTGTTAGTAATAACGTTTTACAAATGTATTAATAATTAACATACTAATTACCATGTAAAAAGAATTATTCAGTTCAAACTCCATATAGGAGTAACAAAACCATTTGCATATTGAACAATACTTAACCTCTCAATTTGGAAATTCTTAACTCACTCACTGAGACATATGGCAAAGGTTCTAAAATAACTTAAACGACATTTATCTCAAATTAGTATATCAACAAATGTAGTAAGAAAACCCCATAATCAATTCCTGCAAACAATTGCTATTTTTGCAGGAAAATTATTGCTATGAAAGGAGCCAAACATATTCTGATGCTAATTGTATCCATTTTTTTATGGTTATTTGTGGCCATTACGGCTTTCCTACTCTTTCTAATTGATTTTGTTGTATGGCTCTTAACCTTCTGGTGGGATAGGCGTTTAAAACTACTACACAAATACTCGTCGGTTTGGGCGATGTTTTACATTTGGATTAACCCGGGATGGAGAATCAAAGTTTCAGGGTTGGAAAAAATTGACAAAAGCAAATCCTATGTCATTGTTTGCAACCACCAAAGCGCCTTCGATATTGTGCTGCTTTACAGACTTTTTACCCATTTCAAGTGGGTGGCCAAAAAGGAGTTGGCCAAGGTTCCAGTTATTGGATGGAACCTTATTCTTAACAATAGCATACTAATTGACAGAGCTAGTGCAGTGAGCACTAAAAAGATGATTTCTAATGGGCTAAAACACCTAAAAGGAGGGAGTTCCGTACTAGTATTTCCTGAAGGTACAAGAACAAAGGATGGTCAGGTTAAGCGATTCAAGGAAGGAGCATTTCTGTTGGCTAAGCAAGCAAACTCGCCCATTCTACCTGTGGTTATTGAAGGTTCAAAGGATATTTTCCCAAAACCAGGAATTGTTAAGCTACGCCAGGACTTAACATTAAAGGTTCTTGACCCAGTTGAAGTTGAAGAGGTTTTATCAACTTCAGTACCTGATTTGACAAAGCGCCTGAACCAGTTAATTATGGAAGAGCATAAAAAGTTAGCCCCCGAAAAGTACATGAATTCCGATAACAAACAAGTTAAATGATAAAAACACAAAAAAGTTTTACTGATTATTTGACAATTAATTAAACTTTTATACCTTTGCAAGCCCAAAATATTGTCAAACAATTCATACTAAATACGATGTACGCTATTGTAGATATTGCAGGACAGCAATTTAAAGTAGAAAAAGACCAAAAGATCTACGTGAACCTGCTTGAGGGAGAGGCAGGGACAGAGGTTAAGTTCAACAAGGTGCTGCTTGTTGACAACGATGGTAAAGTAGCCGTGGGAACTCCTGAACTAAAAAACGCTTCGGTTACTGCTAAAATCCTTGGCCATGTAAAAGGCGACAAGGTTATTGTATTCAAGAAGAAACGTCGTAAAGGGTATAGGGTGAAAAATGGACACCGCCAAAACTATACTCAGATTCAGATTGCAGAAATAGTAGCATAACACGAAAATATTGATTAGTCATGGCACACAAAAAAGGAGTTGGTAGTTCCCGGAACGGACGCGAATCGCATAGCAAACGCTTAGGCGTTAAGCTTTTTGGTGGTCAGGTTGCCAAAGCTGGTAACATTATTGTACGCCAGAGAGGAACTAGGCACTATCCCGGTATGAATGTTGGCATGGGCAAGGATCACACCCTTTACGCCTTAATTGACGGTGTGGTAACTTTCCGCAAAAAAGCCGACGACAAATCGTACGTATCAGTTTTGCCAAAAGAATCGTAGTTTTTCTAAAATTTTCATAACTTTGGTCTCCTGTGCAATGCAATCAAGTATTGAACAGGAGATTTTGTTTTATTAAAAACCCAACACTATGCTTACCCTAAAGTATATCAGAGAGAATACCGAGGAAGTTATCCGTAGGTTAGCAGTAAAGCATTTTGATGGTTCTGTAATTATTGCCAAAATTATAGAACTTGACGACAAGCGTAAGGCTATTCAGCTTCAGCTTGACAATAACCTTGCTGAGCAAAACCGGATTGCAAAGGAAATTGGAAAACTATTTTCCGAGGGGAAGTCAGCTGAGGCAAACGCAGCCAAGGCAAAATCGGCTGAGCTTAAGGAACTGTCCAAAAACCTCTCGCAGGAACTTAAAGAGGTTGAGGAAGAGCAAACTAAACTTCTGCTCCAGGTGCCTAACCTGCCCCATGAATCAGTTCCGCAGGGTGTAAGCGCAAGCGACAACGTTGTGGTTCGATCTGGAGGGAGTGTACCAAAACTACACGAGGAGGCCTTGCCACACTGGGACCTGGCTTCAAAGTACAATATCATCGATTTTGAACTTGGCGTCAAAATAACCGGTAGTGGGTTCCCGGTATATAGAGGTAAGGGTGCAAAGCTCCAAAGAGCCTTGATTAACTTTTTCCTTGACTACAACACTGCAGCCGGATACGAGGAGGTAGAACCACCGCACATGGTGAACGAGGACTCTGCTTACGCAACCGGCCAGCTACCCGATAAGGATGGACAAATGTACCATGTAACCGCTGACGGATTTTACATGATACCTACTGCGGAGGTTCCAGTAACAAACATTTACCGCGATGTAATTTTACATGCAGCTATACTCCCCATTAAGCTAACCGCTTACACTCCATGCTTCCGCCGCGAGGCAGGTTCGTACGGAAAGGATGTTCGTGGTTTAAACAGGTTACACCAGTTCGATAAGGTAGAGATTGTTCAGATACAGCACCCCGACCGTTCATATGAAACCCTTGAAGAAATGGTTAACCACGTTGAGGGGTTACTTATGAAACTGGAACTCCCCTACCGAATTGTTAAGCTTTGCGGTGGCGATATGAGTTTCACTTCGGCGTTAACCTATGACTTTGAGGTTTTTTCAGCAGCCCAGCACAAGTGGCTTGAGGTTAGCTCAGTATCGAACTTTGAATCGTTTCAGGCAAATCGCATGATGCTTCGCTTTAAGGAGGAGGGCGACAAGAAAGCACAGCTGGCTCATACCCTTAACGGAAGTTCGCTTGCATTGCCCCGTATTGTGGCAGCGCTACTTGAGAACAATCAAACCCCACATGGTATTAAAATTCCCAAAGCTCTTCAACCCTACTGCGGATTTGACAAGATTGATTTGTAGAGTGTGAATTGCAATAAAATCAGTCCCCTTGAGAACTTTTTCAAGGGGATTTTTGTTTGTGGGAATAAATTAAAGACTGGAAAAGGAGAAATACATTACCCGTGAAAAAAAGTTTGGCCTATTATTTGTGTTAACTGGTTTTAAAATAAATTTGAAACAATAAATACTACCCTTTTTGACACTGAAAAATGTTTAACCAAACACTATTAGCAATGAAAGCATTCCAAAAAATCCTGGTAAGCATTATGCTTACGTTTTCATTTGTAGCGGCTTACGCACAAATGGAGGAGCTCCCCAAGAGCGACACAGCAGGTGTTACTGGTGGAGCTGTTATTGGAGCGGTTACCATTGATGGTAAAACCTATCAGCAATTTGCGCTACGTACCGATATCCCAATTGGTAAGTTCGGTTTCGGTATCGATATCCAGCTACTTTTTGACGAAAACGGACAAATCAGGAAAGATGAATGGGATGAATGGCAGGACTATATCGATAAAATTTACTACATCCGATATGGTAAAAAGGACGATCCGTTTTACATCCGTTTGGGCGGATTGGATTACACCTATTTGGGTTACGCCAACATTGTGAATGGCTACTCCAACATGATTCAGTATCCATCGCGCAGGCGTTATGGTGGCGAACTGTCGTTCTGGATTCCGGCTGAGCGTTACAAGGGAATGCCGGTTGCAGGTGGTGAGTTTTTCTTTAACGACATGAAAGAACTTTTTGTTGAATCGCCCCGCAAGTCGGCAATGCTGGTGGGTAGCCGCATTTTCTACCGCCCCCTACGCTTCCTTGAGTTAGGAATTACCGGCGTTGCAGACCTTAACGAGTACAACGCATTTGAAGATAGAGACGGCGATGGTGTACCAAACCTGATTGACCTTTACCCCAGGGATAAAAACCTGGCAACGGATATGGATAAAATATCCCTAACTGATTGGAATCACCTCCTTAACGACCCATTCTGGGGTGCAACCCGTGAGGAGGCCTACCAAAAACTTCTGAGCCTTGGTTTGGTTCCAGCTGATACAATCAGAATGGAAAACCTCTTCAACCTGAATAACCAAACCTCTAAGATGTTCGCTTACAGTTTCGATATTGGAATTCCTATTGCCCGTAAGGAAAACTTTAAGTTTGATATTTACTCCCATATAACCCAGCTACGAGGTGAAGATAGAACCTACGGGTGGGGCGTAGCTTTACCCGGTATTAGGATGATTCTTGGAACCAGCAATGTTCAGAACTTCTTAACCTTCAAGGCTGAATACCGTCGTTCTTCCAAAGAGTTCCTGTTTGGATATTTCAATAATACCTATGAGCTGGAAAGAGCACAGTTTATTGGAAGGGATAGCGTAATAACCAAGCAGCAGCAATTAATTACCATCCAGCAGGAGCTTAATGGTATTTATGCCAGCGCAGAGCTGAACATGTTTGGATATGTTGTGGGTTATGCAGGCTATCAGGATCTTATTGGTTCTGACAAAACCCATATGCGTTCACTACACGGTGAGGTTCGAATGGGTGAAACCCTCAAGAAAATGCTTCACTTTGCTGACCTAAAAGGATACTACATCCAGAACAACGTTCAAGATTTCAGGCAATGGAAAACCCCAAGTTCACTTGTAGGCTTTAATATTGGCTACAACTACAAAGGAGCCATTGTTGGAATTGACTATCGATGGACATTCCAAGACCTTGACGGAAATGGAATCATTAAGGGGAGCGCTGAAACTATCAAAACAATCAGCTTTAGAACTGCTGTAACGTTCTAAATTCTAATCAATAAAACCAAAAAAGGGAGCTGTTCAGCTCCCTTTTTTATTTCTTTGATGGAATTAAATAGGTTGATAAAACAGCCACTATCAATGTAAAGAAGAAATTAACAAGCTTAGCCGTAACCACCTTATCCATTCCAGAACTAATCCATACAATAGTAAAAACTAAGCCCAAAATTATTGCCGTTAGTGCTGCCCTCCCATGAAAGGGTTTCCAGAAAAGGGTAAGAAGTATTACTACAGAAAAGGTACAACCAATACCCGCCCACACGTAGCTTACCAGGGTAAATATCACTTTCTGGGGCGATGCATAGGCTATTGCCAAAGCTATTAAAGCAAGCAAAGCGGTAATAATTCGTGATTGGCGTAAAACAATCCTTTCGTCATTAATGCGCCTGAACGGTTTAACAATATTCTCGCTTAGCTCAGTTGATGAAAGCACAAGCAGTGAATCGGCCGTAGAAATCATTGCGGCAATGGACCCGGTAATAAGTAAGGCTGCAAGTGCCGGAGGGAATATTTTCATGATTGTAGCAGGCATCACATACTCCCTGTCAGTAAGGGCGTTGGGGCCAAAAATGGCTAAACCAATCATTCCGAGCAGCATTGCACCAATGTAGGCAACAACTGTCCAGGTAATGCCAATATTACGCGCAAGCTTAGCCTGCCTGGCGTCCTTAATGGCCATGAACCTCATGGTTAGCTGGGGCATTCCACCTAGGTAACCAAAGAACCAGCTAAAGCCACCCACAAGAAACATACCTGCGGCTGCTCCCTTTAAACCATTGAATAAAGATGCATGGGTTGGACTCGCGCTCTCCAGAGCAATGGTAATGGAGCTTGAGTATACCTCAGGATGGTTTGCCAGGTAGAAAAACCCGACAATTGGGCCAACCGCTAAGGTGAAAATCATTACTAAAGCTTGAACCACGTCGGTATATACAACGCTCTGAAATCCTCCGTAAATGGTATAAGGGATAATGATTAGTGCGGTAATAAGCATTCCCCATTGAGGCTTAATGCCAAACATGGTATCTAAGGTTTTACCGCCTCCCAGGAATTGAGCGCCTACATAAAGGAAGAAAAAGAAAACAATGGTTGAGCTACTCACCAGCCGTATCCATTTGGCAACCTCACCATGACGTGCAGCAAGATAATCGGAAAAAGTGGTAGCCGAATACTTTTCGGCTTCATCGCGCAGACGCCAAGCCAAAAGCCACCAAGCAGTGATAATACCTACAACACAGCCAATTGCAGTCCACAACTCAGCTATTCCCATTGCGTAGGCAGCACCTGGTAGTCCCAACAGCGCCCACGACGATTCGCCAGTTGCCCTTTCGGAAAGGGCAGCAACCCAACCCGGTAGGTTTCGGCCGGCAATGGAGTAATCGGCATTATTCTTAACCTTTCGTCCTTGGTAAATCCCCCACCCAATGATAAAAAGTAAGTAACCAATGGTTACAAGTGCAAGTTGAATGCTGGCTGACATAGTAAAAAGGTTTTAAAATTATCACCCTAAATTTATTAAATAGCCTAAATAAAAACCAATGCTTGCTGTTGATTTTCACCTATAAAAATAACTAACTTGTGAACTGGCAAAACAAGTGAGGTATGGAAGCATTATATTACATACACCTAGAGAATAAGGCGTTACAATGCAATTTATGTCCTCATGAGTGTAAACTCACCCCTGGTAAGAGAGGTATCTGCAAAACCCGTTATAACGATAATGGCGAAATGAGACTCCTGAACTCAGGAGTAATAGCATCGTCAGGATTGGATCCCATTGAGAAGAAGCCCCTTTTCCATTTCTACCCCGGTAGCAAAATTTACTCAATTGGTGGCTATGGCTGCAACCTAAGGTGTGCATTCTGCCAGAACTATGAAATATCGCAATATGTTCCTGACTCTAATAGCCGATTAAGAGAAAATTTGCCAGAAAATATTGTTGATAAGGCTCTGTTTTTACCACAGAACATTGGCATCGCCTACACCTACAATGAACCAACCGTGTTCTTTGAACTTATGCTTGCAACGGCACGATTGGCTAAAGGCAAAGATTTAAAAAATGTAATGGTTTCGAACGGATTTATTAATCACAAACCCCTACTTGAACTTCTTGATGTTATTGATGCATTTAATATCGATTTAAAAGCTTTTACCGATG
This window encodes:
- the serS gene encoding serine--tRNA ligase, whose amino-acid sequence is MLTLKYIRENTEEVIRRLAVKHFDGSVIIAKIIELDDKRKAIQLQLDNNLAEQNRIAKEIGKLFSEGKSAEANAAKAKSAELKELSKNLSQELKEVEEEQTKLLLQVPNLPHESVPQGVSASDNVVVRSGGSVPKLHEEALPHWDLASKYNIIDFELGVKITGSGFPVYRGKGAKLQRALINFFLDYNTAAGYEEVEPPHMVNEDSAYATGQLPDKDGQMYHVTADGFYMIPTAEVPVTNIYRDVILHAAILPIKLTAYTPCFRREAGSYGKDVRGLNRLHQFDKVEIVQIQHPDRSYETLEEMVNHVEGLLMKLELPYRIVKLCGGDMSFTSALTYDFEVFSAAQHKWLEVSSVSNFESFQANRMMLRFKEEGDKKAQLAHTLNGSSLALPRIVAALLENNQTPHGIKIPKALQPYCGFDKIDL
- the amrS gene encoding AmmeMemoRadiSam system radical SAM enzyme is translated as MEALYYIHLENKALQCNLCPHECKLTPGKRGICKTRYNDNGEMRLLNSGVIASSGLDPIEKKPLFHFYPGSKIYSIGGYGCNLRCAFCQNYEISQYVPDSNSRLRENLPENIVDKALFLPQNIGIAYTYNEPTVFFELMLATARLAKGKDLKNVMVSNGFINHKPLLELLDVIDAFNIDLKAFTDEFYKTQAGGKLAPVLNNLKAIKKNGNHLEIAFLVIPGLNDSTNEAVEMFRWINENLGSDTPLHINRYYPVYKLSIPPTHPGKLLELRDVAMEYLKFVYIGNLHNSDIGTKTTCPSCNTTVIERHGYSTTLKMIDTRGYCKICGYGPIAVMG
- a CDS encoding sodium/proline symporter, with protein sequence MSASIQLALVTIGYLLFIIGWGIYQGRKVKNNADYSIAGRNLPGWVAALSERATGESSWALLGLPGAAYAMGIAELWTAIGCVVGIITAWWLLAWRLRDEAEKYSATTFSDYLAARHGEVAKWIRLVSSSTIVFFFFLYVGAQFLGGGKTLDTMFGIKPQWGMLITALIIIPYTIYGGFQSVVYTDVVQALVMIFTLAVGPIVGFFYLANHPEVYSSSITIALESASPTHASLFNGLKGAAAGMFLVGGFSWFFGYLGGMPQLTMRFMAIKDARQAKLARNIGITWTVVAYIGAMLLGMIGLAIFGPNALTDREYVMPATIMKIFPPALAALLITGSIAAMISTADSLLVLSSTELSENIVKPFRRINDERIVLRQSRIITALLALIALAIAYASPQKVIFTLVSYVWAGIGCTFSVVILLTLFWKPFHGRAALTAIILGLVFTIVWISSGMDKVVTAKLVNFFFTLIVAVLSTYLIPSKK